The Acidobacteriota bacterium genome has a window encoding:
- a CDS encoding error-prone DNA polymerase, with product MRQSSSTPPSRTLGGKLPTASSGARKEGLRQRAWKPRAHRGSPRDYVELRMQSAFSFLEGASLPEDLIEHAAARGLPAAALIEVNGVYGAPRFHTAAKRAGIRALVGADLVLNETNPLGSLRLVSPGERSAAGEARLSLLVRRREGYRNLCRLITEGALANEKGEARFDLEMIERYASGLHCLTGGSDGIVARTLRHGGIGAASDLIGKLKAIFSDHVHVELQRHHLREQEHRNQALIDIARNHRLQVVATNAVRFAAPGDRELADVLSCIRHGTNLDAAGTLLEENAGRHVRSAAEMCTLFSDLPHAIDASIELASELDFTLANLGYRFPDYPLPPGETAMSYLRQITWNGARARFRPLTVKAQAQIDRELTMIEKLDLAGYFLIVWDIVQFCLRENILVQGRGSAANSAVCYALSITAVDPVKMELLFERFLSEERGEWPDIDLDLPSGDQRERAIQYVYDRYGERGAAMTANVITYRERSAAREVGKALGFSPEQIDRFAKQVGRWTFGEIRETVTGLEKELQSAGLDPDDGRVRHLIGLWQRIQNLPRHLGQHSGGMVMTSGRLDEVVPLEPASMPGRVVIQWDKDDCADLGIIKVDLLGLGMLAALERAIPIIRENEKTEVDLAHLPQDDPLVYRMLNEADTVGVFQVESRAQMASLPRNRPEKFYDLVIQVAIIRPGPIVGGMVHPFFDRRQGKREVEYPHPSLEPILKRTLGVPLFQEQLLRIAMVAAGFSGGEAEELRRAMGFKRSVEKMQLIEMKLRSGMEANGITGKAQDQIVQSITSFALYGFPESHAASFALIAYASAYIRAHHPAAFLIGMLNSWPMGFYHPATLIKDAQRHGVSVLPVDVNRSGWECSWEEGSVRLGMRYVNGLREQVGRRIEQARANGDFESIEDLEMRCRTGQDQLTRLAWAGALSGFGQTRRSALWQVARVAREAGVLFEKSDRSLRASPLSEMSALEETVADYHATQLTTGPHLMEHLRSSLKSQRVLSAAELLREPGGKRVRTAGAVIVRQRPATGKGFVFLTLEDETGMAQAIVNPSLFRDNRSTIVTSPGLIVEGILQKEGGQPSLRAERFWPVLDFARIDSHDFH from the coding sequence GGATCTGATCGAGCATGCGGCTGCCCGAGGACTGCCGGCGGCGGCGCTGATCGAGGTGAATGGCGTGTACGGTGCGCCGCGATTCCACACGGCGGCCAAACGAGCAGGGATTCGAGCGCTCGTCGGTGCGGATCTGGTTCTGAACGAGACGAATCCGCTCGGATCTCTTCGACTCGTGAGCCCCGGGGAGCGATCCGCGGCTGGAGAAGCGCGGCTGTCGCTACTCGTCCGAAGACGGGAGGGCTACCGGAATCTCTGCAGGCTGATCACCGAAGGGGCGCTCGCGAATGAAAAGGGAGAGGCGCGCTTCGATCTCGAGATGATCGAACGCTACGCGTCGGGGCTGCACTGTCTGACGGGAGGCTCGGATGGAATCGTCGCGCGGACGCTACGCCACGGTGGCATCGGCGCCGCCTCCGATCTGATCGGAAAGCTGAAGGCGATCTTCTCGGATCACGTACACGTCGAGTTGCAGCGTCACCATCTGAGGGAACAGGAGCATCGCAACCAGGCGCTGATCGACATCGCACGGAATCACCGGCTGCAGGTGGTCGCGACCAATGCCGTCCGCTTCGCGGCTCCTGGTGACCGGGAGCTCGCGGATGTTCTCTCGTGCATCCGGCATGGAACGAATCTCGATGCGGCGGGGACGCTGCTCGAGGAGAATGCAGGGCGGCATGTCCGATCCGCCGCGGAGATGTGCACGCTCTTCTCGGATCTTCCGCATGCGATCGATGCATCGATCGAGCTCGCCTCCGAGCTCGACTTCACCCTCGCCAACCTCGGTTATCGCTTCCCCGACTACCCTCTTCCTCCGGGCGAGACCGCCATGTCGTATCTGCGGCAGATCACTTGGAACGGTGCACGGGCGCGCTTCCGTCCGCTGACCGTGAAAGCGCAGGCGCAGATCGATCGTGAGCTCACGATGATCGAAAAGCTCGATCTCGCCGGCTACTTTCTCATCGTCTGGGACATCGTTCAGTTCTGCCTCCGGGAGAACATTCTCGTTCAGGGTCGCGGATCGGCGGCGAACAGCGCGGTCTGCTACGCGCTTTCGATCACGGCGGTCGATCCGGTGAAGATGGAGCTTCTCTTTGAGCGATTTCTTTCGGAGGAGAGAGGTGAATGGCCGGACATCGATCTCGATCTTCCGTCCGGCGATCAGCGTGAGCGCGCGATTCAATACGTCTACGACCGATATGGCGAACGTGGCGCCGCGATGACGGCCAACGTGATCACCTACCGGGAGCGTTCCGCAGCGAGGGAAGTGGGCAAGGCGCTCGGCTTTTCGCCGGAACAGATCGACCGATTCGCGAAACAGGTCGGCCGGTGGACATTCGGCGAGATCCGCGAAACCGTGACCGGCCTGGAGAAGGAGCTGCAGTCGGCAGGACTCGATCCGGACGACGGACGTGTGCGGCATCTGATCGGATTGTGGCAACGGATCCAGAACCTTCCCCGCCATCTCGGTCAGCATTCGGGAGGAATGGTCATGACGAGCGGTAGGCTCGATGAGGTCGTTCCGCTCGAGCCGGCTTCGATGCCCGGCAGAGTGGTCATTCAGTGGGACAAGGACGACTGCGCCGATCTCGGCATCATCAAAGTCGATCTTCTCGGGCTCGGAATGCTGGCCGCGCTCGAGCGCGCGATCCCGATCATCCGGGAGAACGAGAAAACCGAGGTCGACCTCGCCCATCTCCCGCAGGACGATCCGCTGGTCTATCGGATGCTGAACGAGGCCGACACGGTCGGGGTTTTTCAGGTCGAGAGCCGTGCGCAGATGGCCTCGCTTCCGAGAAACCGGCCGGAAAAGTTTTACGATCTCGTCATTCAGGTCGCGATCATCCGACCCGGTCCGATCGTCGGCGGCATGGTGCATCCTTTCTTCGACCGGCGCCAGGGGAAGCGAGAAGTCGAGTACCCCCATCCTTCACTCGAGCCGATCCTGAAACGAACCCTCGGAGTTCCCCTCTTTCAGGAGCAGCTGCTTCGCATCGCGATGGTGGCCGCCGGATTCTCGGGCGGTGAAGCCGAAGAGCTGCGTAGGGCGATGGGGTTCAAACGCTCGGTCGAGAAGATGCAGCTGATCGAGATGAAGCTCCGCTCCGGAATGGAAGCCAACGGCATCACCGGCAAGGCACAGGATCAGATCGTCCAGTCGATCACTTCGTTTGCGTTGTACGGGTTTCCGGAATCGCACGCCGCCAGCTTCGCGCTGATTGCTTATGCAAGCGCTTACATTCGAGCTCATCATCCCGCGGCTTTTCTGATCGGGATGCTCAATTCCTGGCCGATGGGCTTCTACCACCCCGCGACGCTCATCAAGGATGCGCAGCGACACGGCGTGAGCGTCCTTCCCGTCGACGTCAATCGATCGGGGTGGGAGTGCTCATGGGAGGAAGGAAGCGTCCGGCTGGGGATGCGATACGTCAATGGTCTGCGCGAGCAGGTGGGCCGGAGAATCGAGCAGGCGCGTGCGAACGGAGACTTCGAATCGATCGAGGATCTGGAGATGCGATGCCGTACGGGACAGGATCAGCTGACCCGGCTCGCATGGGCCGGCGCTCTCTCCGGATTCGGACAGACTCGCCGGTCCGCGCTGTGGCAGGTTGCGCGGGTTGCCAGAGAAGCCGGCGTGCTCTTCGAGAAGAGCGATCGATCGCTCAGAGCTTCCCCTCTGAGCGAGATGTCCGCTCTCGAAGAGACGGTCGCTGATTACCATGCGACGCAGCTCACGACGGGCCCTCATCTGATGGAACATCTGAGGTCGAGTCTGAAAAGTCAGCGTGTCCTCTCCGCAGCAGAGCTTTTGCGGGAGCCGGGAGGAAAACGGGTGCGGACTGCCGGCGCCGTCATCGTTCGGCAGCGGCCTGCCACGGGGAAGGGTTTCGTCTTCCTCACCCTGGAGGACGAGACCGGAATGGCGCAGGCGATCGTCAATCCGAGCCTCTTCCGGGACAATCGCTCGACAATTGTCACCTCACCCGGACTGATCGTCGAAGGGATTCTGCAGAAGGAAGGGGGTCAACCGTCGCTGCGTGCCGAAAGATTCTGGCCAGTCCTCGATTTCGCGAGAATCGACAGCCACGACTTTCATTGA